The genomic region GAAGGCGTTGTATTTCAGAACTAGCTTCTCATTCCGGCCGTTATGTTTTGAATCTGTTTCTGAAGGTTCCAAAAGGTTGACTTAATACATGGATCAGGAGGCATCAGTTCATGGAAATGTAGGCTGTGTGTTTTTTAACgtagatagaaaaaaaaggcCTTTTTCAATATCTAGGCGAATGGGGcagttttgatattttggattttttttttacaaaaatatcagaaaatggTATTTTTTCTAAAGCTGGGGGAGTTTGACTCCTCCTAATTATCatctagttttgttttaatatagaCAGAAAGGTCTTTTTCAATATCTAAGGGAGGAGGGGAGaacaatttagttttttttttttatttcttttgacgAAAATATCAGAAACTGGTATATTTTAGAAGCTGGGGGCATTTGGCTCCTCCTAGTTAGCCCTGATTTGGGTCTGCATGTTTTAAAGttaacaaagataaaaaaaaaagttcacgcGTTCTTTAAATGATTTatctacaacaacaaaaaaaattagaaatggttacttatatattaaaatcagaACTACTTACTTATCAAAATCATTGGCGGGATCATTGTCAAAATCATTATCATTGTCAAAAATCATTGATCAAGAGACACCAGAAATGTAGTGAAAATGTACAGAAATGTGTGAAATGTGGGCTGTGACAAGGATTTTTTAATATAGACAAAGAGGCCTTTTTCAATATCTAGGGAAAGGGgacaattttgattttcttgatcTGTTTTGTAAAAATGTCAGAGactggtattttttcaaaagctgGGGGCATTTGACTCCTCCTAATTAGCacctaattttctttttttttattatagagaAAAAGGTCTTTTTCAATATCtaaggggggagggaggggcaaTATtgattttcgttattttttacgaaaatatCAGAAactggtatttaaaaaaaaaaatatccataggggtattaggaggagccAATGCCCTAGGAGGGCATTGGCTCCTAACAGTTAGTCCTGATTTGGATCtgtatgttttaaatttaacaaagataaaaaataagttcATAAATTCTTTAAATGATTTATCTGCAgctcaaaaaaaaatcaagaaatgcTTACTTAGATACCAAAATAATCAGTACTCACTTATCAAAATCATCGTCACTTTCACCCTCAGAATTCACAAAGGCATCAGCGTCATTCTGTTTGCGTGTAAGGGTAGTTGCACCCTTTAAAATATTAGCGCctagtgtcttttttatctTCCCATCAAGGGTTAACTTCGTTTGTCGATAACGAGCAGATTTTGAATTACATTTCGcaggagaaaaactaaaagatcctatggattttttttcacttagcTTTACTTTTCCACTTTTCcctttttctaacttttttgaAAGATCTTTTGAGTTCACCTCGTCAGTTACATTAGTAACATCCTTTAaacactcttttgatttttcagtCGTCCTACTTACACCTCGCTGAGGGACATATTCCCTTTCTTTCCCTGCTTCTATATTTCCTGCTTTTATTTTAAGCTCTTCCAGGATTTCaattgtttcttcttcttcatgtACTGCCACGACTTTTCGAACATCTCGTCGCCTCTTATTATTTAATAAGCTAGGACTTTCGTTATCCATTCCATTAGAATCTTCGTGACAAGTTCTTTTCAATGGTCTtactttactttcctttgaaacgTATCTTTTTGAAGGGGAAACCTCTCCTTTCAGATATCGCGAATGATTGCTTTTCCCTGGCGACCGGAAAGGCAATATAGATGCTTCTGTGCGATATGCCTTTTTCGAGATCGGTGCCATAGCTGAGTCAGATGCAGTTGTTGCATTCGTTCCTTCTGAGAAAACGTTTATACATTCTGTTTCTGGAACTAAAATTGGTTGTTTTTCTCTGACGGTATCGTCTATATTTGGCTCTTGCAAAGTTATTTCAATTCGTCCATCACCAGACCGTCCAAAATTCAGACCTGAATAGCTTCTTTCGTCTGATAAAATTGACACAGATTCGTCACATTTTTGAGCTTCGAGAATGCTATcgacttttttcaaaaattcttcatACAGGATATCAATTTTCTTCATTACATTTTTACATTTACTGCAAGATAGGCTCAAACTTGTATAAGTACCTGGAAATAAACAACATTTAAATCCTAATATGAGCACAGTGTATACGCACATACTGCACAAAATATACAATGCTAATAAATCGTGAACCAAATCCACTAAAAAGTAAATGGATACATAGTACATAGCAGCCTATACTGaaatatagtatatagtatataattTGCAGGTCCTCCTAAAGTGATTTATTAGTGTGATTTATAAAGTGATGAATAAATCACTAagtgacttatatatttataaatattaaattttgattaaatgagATCAACTTAGCACTGCAGTTGGTGAAAGTACATTCATTAAAACTAGATTTTGACATTTTAAGGACGTTTTGGGATTTGACCTTTTACAGTCGACACTCTAAATTATTTATCTTACCAACACGAAAAGttgtaaacttttatattttaaaacgtCTTTAAATTATTGACtactttcaattatttatttactttgcCAACACGAAAATTTGTagacttttatattttaaaacgtccttaaataatttgttactttaaatcatttatttattttaacaacatgaaaactttcatattttaaaacacTTTTAGATTATTTACtactttaaattatttatttactttaccaacacaaaaacttataaaacttttatattttaaaacgtatatatttccaaattttaaactGTCAAACGCTCTGAAGATGAAATGTTGTGAATAAAACGCCAAAGCGGTTCGGATCTTGTGGGATGTTAATGGACCACCACTGTGGCTTAAGCTCCTCCTTCCGTCCCCATCCATCAAAAGGAAGTCCTGCCTTGTGAAACCTCATAGTGGCGTCAGTATGGCCCTTTCACGAGTTGCCTAACCAGTATCTTGACCCCTACCTCTTCTTCCGTATTTATCTGAACGAACTCTCATAGAAAGCTAGAAAATTCCGCTGAAAAATGTACAACTTACACTTTTTTACACTTGGAAAACTAGCTCAAAATTGAGCTTCtgatttaaaaattgttttgattttagataTACCACTATAACTAGAATCAAGTCAAACCTTTGCAGAAGACGTTTATTCCAAGATTCAGATTATCTGTAAAACGTGGAAGCTAAGGGTCAGATTCTTCCACACCATCCCTTTTCCtccatatttatctgaaggatACCTTAATATAAATAAGAAGACAAAAGAACTGTCATTGATGAAAAAAAAGCGTTAGCAGTAGAATCTGACAAGAATGTAGACTCGAAAATAGTAAATCCAAAAATgataaactagtcaaaatgATAATTGGACTTACGAAGATAGTGAATGCTGCGTGCACACAAAAATGGGGACATTACTAGGCCGAAAATGTGACTGAAAAAATCTGAATGAATGTTAGTAGGAGAAAGAACATGACCACGTCTGACTCCACTGGTACTGAAATGCAAATATTAAGCAGTCATGAATTCAAGTACTTCGGGAGTTGGAGTGAATAAAACAGTGAAATAACCAACGAATATAAGAGGATTGGACAAGCGACATCAGCTTCTAGCAAGTTGAAACCAATCTGGCATAGTAGGCAATACTCAATGTGCTTGAAGCTCTGCATAATGAGTAGCGGCTTGATGCCCATTCTTCTCTATGCAAGTGAATGCTGGAAACTAAACTTTCAACTGAGGAAAGGTGTCCTAGTCTTTGAAAACATGTGTCTtcgaaaaatactgaaaatatcGAGGCAGGAAAAGGTCACCTGGATAGAAGTTCGCTTGCAAACGAGTCAACCATTAGCTGCTTACCATCTGAGACCTAGAAGATGAACAAACCTTGGCCACATCTTTTGCATGCCAAATGAAAGATTCAATAAATAGAAGATGCCACTTCAACCACAGTGGGAGGACATCTGGAGTGCTGCTCAGCTTTGTGATGTCTAGCGAGGTTTTGTAGATGTCCTATGGACCAGTCCCGGCTCAGGAGGATTTAAAGTCTGAGGTAatatctaaataaaaactagGAAATTTGGGCTTGAAAATGATCATTGTTAATTtgtctggagaaaaaaaaaggattttatgaaAAGTTTCTAGAAAATTCTGGCAATCAGTCTTTGGAGACCAGTTATTTTGAATCTTGGTTTAATATCCTATTGTCCTTAGAATGATCTTTCCAAGTCTTCATTCAGGAGTCTATCAAGGTCATAACTACCTAGCAAGTTTCAAGCCATCAATACTCCCCTCCCTTATCCATCCACTCTCCTCCTTGTTAAAAATCAgcatataataaaagaaaagaactacCTAATTTAGATCCGAAATCCTGCATGGCAGTTTGAAGCTTCTTTCTGTTATTCATAACCTCCAAGTCTCTGAAAAGAGAGACAAGTAaagtaaaataactaaaataaagatAAGTAAATCAATTAAGAGAGATACAAGTAAAATTCAGAAAAGTACATTAGAATACCAGAAACTCAAGAGAGCGTCAAGTGCCCCCAGTAGCAGGCACTTAATTAAAAACGACGTGGCCTCTATGCATTCTTCTTTTCTGTATAAAACATTCAAATCTTTAAGCAGGTAGAGTTGAAACATTTTTTGAGCATCTCAtggagaaaaattttgaagattaAGCATAGGGAAGATCATATTTCTACAGTACAAAAGTGTgctttagtttcagttttattatCTATGATGTATTTTCGCAAGCCAATCATATGACCAAAGCTTCTGTTATTAAGGAGGCTGTGTTGAAgcttagaaagaagaatttctTGGCTGGACCAACAGTATTTGCGCTGAGCATTTTATCCCTGCAACTGAAATCCTCTATAACCAAGTTGCATTACTTTTTCAAATGGTTTTTAACTTTGTTGTCATTCTGGATAGTTTATGCATTGAAGTGGTTAGCGCAATTCAGAAAAAGAATAAACCAAAATCACTCTGTTCATCATATAGGGCGGTGACTGTGTCAAGCGTTTTTGCAAAGATATTTGAGCTTCTGATCGTTGACCacttaaaagaaaagtatattTTGCCACCATTCCAGTTCAGGTTCCAATCGGGTTTAGGTTGCTTCCATGCCTTTAGAAGTCTCTGTAATATAATCAGAGATACAAAAACACCTGGGAGCAATCTGATTCTTGGGGCATACAATCTTACGAATGCTTTTGGTTCCCTTATCCACTCTCAGGTCAAGTTGGAGTTGCATAATTGTGGTGTTAGTCTTTATATAATTTTCCCAATATGTTATTTGTGTAAATACCTAAAAGTTCGTTTGAAGCTAGTAAATGTGCTTTCAGATAGTGAGCTCCCTGTATACATTGAAACAAAGCAAGGAGCTATCATATCACCGATTATCTACAACAACGCGTCTCTTCCTGTGCAGATCCGCCTGCCTATTAGTTACATTTAAAAATGGATGGATATATCAGCGCTTTGTTATGCAGAGGATCAGTTAAATCTGAGCCAGTCAATATCTAATTTTCAATAGATTTTTGACAACATATCTGATAGATATCTAAAAATAGAACTAAGTATGACTGGTGCGAAGTCCCAGGtccttttctttaatttttcacggTAATTTAGGTGATAGTTCGATGGCACTCACCATTGTAATCACATATTTAGGTCTCCCGATTGGGTCTTCGATTAAGAATATAGCTTTTGCTTCAGAATGTTGAACACAAACTTAGAATTGCTTATGCTAGTAAGGTTACATTGCAACTAAATCTGAAACAGAAAGACCTTTCTTGAATATATAATAGTGTGGCATCTCCTGCATATTTGACCCCAATTTTGGGACATTTAGATGGAATCTGATATGCAAGGGTTgtaaaagtgctattttaaGTATGCAAACTTTTTGCTCCAAGCCCCTCAGTGTTCCAAAAATAGGTATATTGTTAACTCTTTCGGTTCAGTAGAACCACTTCAGGCCGGGAATGAACAGTTTCAGAAACTGAGTAACCAGCCCTCATTTCACCCATGGAAGGGTGGGGTATTTTAGTTGTGGTATTATTGGTAATTTGTATATATCTTCAGGACATCTTTGTTtcgttttcctttctttttcttttattgtgctcaattgttttcttttttgtttatagatGGGTAATAAAGAACATTCATTCAACTGCCTTAAAAACTACCCTATGTAAAATTTCAGTAAAGCAGCATTCAGATACATATCAAGCTAGACTTGCATGTCTAGACACATGTCTAATCCAGACATGAATATACAAACAGTTATTAATAATTCAGTTTTCCCTGGTTGCTTATTTGGTTGCTTGTTTCTTGCTTATTGAAGTTGGTGAATCATGCACTGCTCCCCTGCCTAGCTTATGATTTTTACTTTGACAACATgaatacattaaaataaaaatgtctatTGGACTTAATTGCTTGACTTTGTTtctccatgtttattttcttggTCATAGCCTTACAGGGAAGACTGAGTAAATAACTCTGATGAATAAACACACTCTGAAGTCGTGTTCCCATAGAAAATTCAAGGTTTGGCTACAACAAGTTGCAACTAATCCTTCAGTTCAAGAGTCTAGAACTCTGTGTTTAGGATTTCAAATTCTACCAATCAGACAGCCTCTTGTTCACTATATACATCATCTGAGATTAAGACTCGTATTCAAATGCATGTGTGGCAGAAGTTCCAAGCAAGTGCATGATCAAACATATATTGTCCATGCATGGGAATCTTGCTGGACTTGCATGTAACCAccatttaaaattatgaaaaataacatttttattcTTCAGCAAATTTTGGACATAAATGCACAAATGGAAAACAGCTCAAGCAACAAGAGCTAGGAGTGAGTCATCACTAGCTCTAATGAAGTATATGTGCCAATGTGGCTTCTGGAGAAATATCTACTCAagaaatcgtttgatcaaagtTTCATATTACAACAATTGGGCACAATAATATGCAAGTTTAAAGAAACAATTGATTACACAATGTGAACTGAAGGAAGAGAATGGCAAATAAAGAGTAAATGTGCAGGCATAATTTTCAATACTTCCAAACATACCTAGTTCTTACTTTCTAAATCACACCAAGCTCTAAACTAACCTTAGCTGaatcaaaaagaaatcaaattgaGTATGTATTGGAGGGGAAAAGGGTCTCTTGGGGCAAATCACAACTCCTGGCATTAGATACATTTGAATAGAATGAGTACTTTAGTCTAATCGAAATTTAAGATCTTTTTTTAGCCATATGAATAAAACTTTGAACCTTGTACTCTACATGCAGAACAAAAATGTGCAGCTACAAACCAGAAATTCTAAGAACTTGCCAAAGTCTgttcacaaaaataaaaaaaagaagacgttACTTACAAGAATACCAGTATATGTGATCAAGATGGAATTTTTGCTGGaggttgaaaataaaaaatatgtttaaagtacaatgtttttcaatgttttccaaTAGGGCGTGAGGCTCTTCGGACACAACTAAGAGTGATATGGGTATGCACTCATTGTGTGGAGGTTTgcttataattaattttaaccCAGCAAAACTGTTGCCACAATTATGAGGGATATAAAAGTCATCACAAATACCATATTTAAACACAGGAGGCCCAGAGGGAAGGATTACCTTCCTCTCTCCAGATTGGTTCCAGGGCCAAATTAGTCATAACACATCCAATATTTTGTTAAGGCTTTTAATTCTGTTTTGCAATATTGTATCTTTCACAAGAATAAACCCCTGtaagaaaatattgaacaaaTTATGACCTTAATTAAATTATGATTTAGGGCTTgcataccacattttttttttgtctattttataGTAAGTCTGCTTTTATGACCCTACAACCAAGGATTCAGCCATATCTATTTGGTAAAGATACTTGATAACTAAATTGTAATTAAAGATTACCAAATCCTTTTTTTGCTACTGGCTAGTTAATGCAACTGAAATTTCTTCCAATTtgcatttatattttattactattgt from Artemia franciscana chromosome 5, ASM3288406v1, whole genome shotgun sequence harbors:
- the LOC136026955 gene encoding uncharacterized protein LOC136026955; translated protein: MEFNELKTLLKKMETKLEEDKKTVSDLNNYVKEMERFSTDQMNRDLEVMNNRKKLQTAMQDFGSKLGTYTSLSLSCSKCKNVMKKIDILYEEFLKKVDSILEAQKCDESVSILSDERSYSGLNFGRSGDGRIEITLQEPNIDDTVREKQPILVPETECINVFSEGTNATTASDSAMAPISKKAYRTEASILPFRSPGKSNHSRYLKGEVSPSKRYVSKESKVRPLKRTCHEDSNGMDNESPSLLNNKRRRDVRKVVAVHEEEETIEILEELKIKAGNIEAGKEREYVPQRGVSRTTEKSKECLKDVTNVTDEVNSKDLSKKLEKGKSGKVKLSEKKSIGSFSFSPAKCNSKSARYRQTKLTLDGKIKKTLGANILKGATTLTRKQNDADAFVNSEGESDDDFDKIPKKGSDVKYQYREETVRKKAQRAQMPAFACIQCKEYFGSNKLTDVEKIEKINRICRHKSKNPPPSTPPGFWDLERTLEPKTLTPQVTMDDEDIFD